A section of the Elizabethkingia anophelis R26 genome encodes:
- a CDS encoding GTP-binding protein, producing the protein MQTLANKLPVTVLSGFLGAGKTTLLNHILHNKEGLKVAVIVNDMSEINVDARLVENENTLSRTEEKLVEMSNGCICCTLREDLIIEVEKLAKEKRFDYLIIESTGISEPVPVAQTFSFTDEETGTDLSRFSYIDTMVTVVDCYNFFRDFGTHELLTDRELTDIEGDYRTIVNLLTDQIEFANVIILNKTDMVDADTVGLLKATIHRLNPGARIITSEFGRVKPEEILNTGLFDFEEAQNSAGWQKELESDGHTPETEEYGIGSFVFRNQKPFHPERFWNYLNTDYPQNIIRAKGLFWLASRRNDALNFSQAGGSSRLEKAGVWWCSMPYADRIRYASFVHNKDIIEARWSKQWGDRQNELVFIGQNMDIGKITAKLNACLLQDNEIEFYDHGRFADPFPRNI; encoded by the coding sequence ATGCAGACATTAGCGAACAAATTACCGGTTACAGTTCTTAGCGGCTTTCTTGGAGCGGGAAAAACAACATTACTCAACCATATCCTCCACAACAAAGAGGGGTTGAAAGTAGCTGTTATCGTAAATGATATGAGCGAAATCAATGTAGATGCCCGTTTGGTAGAAAATGAAAACACCCTTTCCCGTACCGAGGAAAAGCTTGTAGAGATGAGCAATGGCTGTATTTGCTGTACCCTTCGGGAAGATTTGATAATTGAAGTAGAGAAACTGGCGAAAGAAAAACGTTTTGACTATCTTATTATAGAAAGTACCGGTATCAGTGAGCCAGTTCCTGTAGCTCAGACATTCTCTTTTACTGATGAAGAAACCGGAACCGATCTTTCACGCTTTAGTTATATCGACACTATGGTTACGGTAGTAGATTGTTATAATTTTTTCAGAGACTTTGGAACTCATGAACTCCTAACTGATAGAGAACTGACAGATATTGAAGGCGACTACAGAACCATTGTCAACCTTTTAACGGATCAGATAGAATTTGCCAATGTTATTATCCTGAACAAAACCGATATGGTAGATGCAGACACTGTTGGTCTGCTAAAGGCTACAATCCATAGACTGAATCCCGGTGCCAGAATTATTACTTCTGAATTTGGCAGGGTAAAACCTGAAGAAATTCTGAATACAGGATTATTTGATTTTGAAGAGGCGCAAAACTCTGCAGGCTGGCAAAAAGAACTGGAATCAGACGGCCATACTCCGGAAACAGAAGAATATGGCATCGGGTCTTTCGTTTTCCGTAACCAGAAACCATTCCACCCAGAACGTTTCTGGAATTACCTGAACACGGATTACCCTCAGAATATAATCAGAGCCAAAGGGCTATTCTGGCTGGCCTCCCGCCGGAATGATGCCCTGAACTTTTCCCAGGCCGGAGGCTCTTCCCGTCTGGAGAAAGCAGGTGTATGGTGGTGTAGTATGCCTTACGCAGACAGAATACGTTATGCTTCTTTTGTACATAACAAAGACATCATCGAAGCCCGCTGGAGCAAACAATGGGGGGATCGACAAAATGAACTTGTATTTATTGGTCAGAACATGGATATAGGAAAAATAACTGCAAAGCTCAACGCCTGTCTTCTGCAGGATAATGAAATCGAATTTTATGATCATGGCAGATTTGCAGATCCATTTCCAAGAAATATATAA
- a CDS encoding GNAT family N-acetyltransferase, whose translation MKIRAIKESEHEVISKLLGQLGYPDTEKFIQNKIRALLLNPNEYLVVIEDNEQQVFGFISIHIIPQIALEGDFARISYFSVDENYRSMGAGKMLEEYCVQVATERNCDRIELHCHSRREKAHLFYYRQGYEESPKYLMKKL comes from the coding sequence ATGAAGATAAGAGCTATAAAGGAAAGCGAGCATGAGGTAATTTCAAAATTGCTTGGCCAGTTGGGATATCCTGATACTGAAAAGTTTATTCAAAATAAAATCAGGGCTTTACTGCTGAACCCGAATGAATACTTAGTCGTTATAGAGGATAATGAGCAACAGGTATTTGGTTTTATCTCTATCCATATTATTCCGCAAATTGCACTGGAAGGGGATTTTGCCAGAATAAGTTATTTTTCTGTAGATGAAAATTACCGGAGTATGGGTGCGGGAAAAATGTTGGAAGAGTACTGTGTACAGGTAGCAACAGAAAGAAACTGTGACCGCATTGAACTCCATTGCCATTCAAGAAGAGAGAAAGCCCATCTGTTTTACTACAGACAGGGCTATGAAGAATCTCCGAAATACCTTATGAAAAAGCTTTAA
- a CDS encoding PepSY-associated TM helix domain-containing protein, with amino-acid sequence MNTGKAKPKKKHNRSLFYRISAWLHLWLGLASGIVIVIICLTGITWSFKDEITDWLHPELQSDYIPDKPMLNPSALYQKAKKLFPDQEPSYIWRPTGKAVMIGYGKRNPGYVLYLDPYTGTVLQKPSFKEEFDFFEWTLNGHRYLWLPSEIGRPIINYSTFIFFITLFTGLVLWWPRKWTKAMRKQSFLVKWDAKTKRLNYDLHNVFGFYAMVILLIIAITGMYYGLPWFNKFLYFTTSLGKTQKKERRELKNTAPFQPEKLSASVHTAWEDAAKKTKAKGYYLSIPQDSTETISLFLYPSHRQFYNLQNFSYDRNSGTALSGNSTHAQSFEKADFATKVRKLNYDLHVGSALGGIWGRILYFFITIIGASLPVTGFLVWWFKKKKKTA; translated from the coding sequence ATGAATACAGGAAAGGCTAAGCCAAAAAAGAAACATAACAGAAGCTTATTCTACAGAATTTCGGCCTGGCTACATTTGTGGCTGGGTCTGGCTTCTGGAATTGTTATTGTCATTATCTGCCTGACCGGAATTACCTGGTCTTTCAAGGATGAAATAACCGACTGGCTGCATCCCGAATTGCAATCGGACTATATTCCTGATAAACCTATGCTGAATCCTTCAGCATTATACCAAAAGGCAAAAAAACTCTTTCCGGATCAGGAACCTTCCTACATCTGGCGTCCAACAGGGAAAGCTGTGATGATAGGTTACGGGAAAAGAAATCCGGGCTATGTCCTTTATCTGGATCCCTATACAGGGACTGTGCTTCAGAAACCCAGTTTTAAAGAGGAGTTCGATTTTTTTGAATGGACTTTAAACGGACATCGCTATTTATGGCTACCATCAGAGATCGGCCGGCCGATTATCAACTACTCTACTTTCATATTTTTCATTACACTGTTTACCGGATTGGTACTCTGGTGGCCAAGAAAATGGACTAAAGCGATGCGCAAGCAAAGTTTTCTGGTAAAATGGGATGCCAAAACCAAGCGACTGAATTACGATCTGCACAATGTATTTGGTTTTTATGCGATGGTTATTTTACTGATTATTGCGATTACGGGAATGTATTACGGGCTTCCGTGGTTCAACAAATTTCTGTATTTTACAACTTCACTGGGAAAGACACAGAAAAAAGAGAGAAGAGAACTAAAAAATACAGCACCCTTTCAACCTGAAAAACTATCTGCATCTGTACATACAGCCTGGGAAGATGCGGCTAAGAAGACCAAAGCCAAAGGTTATTATCTTTCTATACCTCAAGATTCTACTGAAACTATAAGTTTGTTTTTGTATCCTTCACACCGACAGTTTTACAACCTTCAGAATTTCAGTTATGATCGCAATTCAGGAACAGCATTGTCAGGAAACTCAACCCATGCACAGTCATTTGAAAAGGCTGACTTTGCAACCAAGGTAAGAAAGCTTAATTATGATCTGCATGTAGGATCCGCATTGGGTGGGATATGGGGCCGGATATTATATTTTTTTATTACCATTATCGGAGCATCACTTCCTGTTACTGGATTTCTGGTCTGGTGGTTCAAGAAAAAGAAAAAAACTGCCTGA
- the katG gene encoding catalase/peroxidase HPI translates to MENQSNDISKCPFHNGTLEKQNVSSNGTQNKDWWPKQLTLDILRQHSSLTDPMDEGFNYAEEFKKLDLAAVKKDLTDLMTDSQDWWPADFGHYGPLFIRMAWHSAGTYRVQDGRGGGGRGQQRFAPLNSWPDNVSLDKARRLLWPIKQKYGKKISWADLLILTGNVALESMGLQTKGFGGGRTDVWEADKDVYWGDEKTWLGTDKRYTGDRDLEDPLAATTMGLIYVNPEGPEGKPDPLAAAKDIRDTFGRMGMNDEETVALIAGGHTFGKTHGAGDAALVGAEPEGAGIEAQGLGWASKFGTGSGADAITSGLEVTWTKTPTKWSNDFFEHLFSYEWELTKSPAGAHQWIAKDAGDIIPNAFDAEKKGPAYMLTTDLSLRFDPIYEKISRRFYENPEELAEAFAKAWFKLVHRDMGPKSRYLGPEVPAEDFIWQDPIPAVDHQLIDAQDEAQLKNKILESGLSVSELISTAWASASTFRGSDKRGGANGARIRLEPQRSWAVNNPEQLSKVLNVLEGIQKEFNAAQTGGKKVSLADLIVLAGNAGVEKAAQNAGITVNVPFTAGRMDASQDQTDVESFSYLEPYADGFRNYRRGKSTTSTEEFLVDRAQLLTLTAPELTVLIGGLRVLNTNYNGSNYGVFTDKEAALTNDFFINLLDMDTVWNATGDAQEVYEGRDRKTGNLKWSATRADLVFGSHSELRAIAEVYASQDAHEKFLKDFVSAWSKVMNLDRFDLK, encoded by the coding sequence ATGGAAAACCAATCCAACGACATCAGCAAATGCCCTTTTCACAATGGGACACTAGAGAAACAAAATGTAAGCAGTAATGGTACCCAGAACAAAGACTGGTGGCCTAAGCAATTAACACTGGACATCCTGCGTCAGCATTCTTCATTGACAGATCCTATGGATGAGGGATTCAATTATGCAGAAGAATTTAAAAAACTGGATCTGGCTGCAGTAAAAAAAGATCTTACTGATCTGATGACTGATTCACAGGATTGGTGGCCAGCAGATTTTGGTCATTACGGGCCTTTATTTATCCGTATGGCGTGGCATAGTGCCGGAACTTACAGAGTTCAGGATGGCCGTGGCGGCGGAGGAAGAGGACAGCAACGTTTTGCTCCGCTTAACAGCTGGCCGGACAACGTAAGTTTGGATAAAGCGCGTCGTTTACTATGGCCTATTAAACAGAAATATGGAAAGAAAATCTCTTGGGCAGATTTATTAATCCTTACTGGTAATGTAGCATTGGAGTCCATGGGATTACAAACCAAAGGATTTGGTGGTGGCCGTACAGATGTATGGGAAGCCGATAAAGATGTATACTGGGGAGATGAGAAAACCTGGTTGGGAACAGATAAAAGATATACAGGCGACCGTGATCTGGAAGATCCGTTAGCCGCAACAACAATGGGACTTATCTATGTAAATCCTGAAGGGCCGGAAGGAAAACCAGATCCGTTGGCAGCTGCTAAAGATATCCGTGATACATTTGGCCGTATGGGAATGAATGATGAAGAAACTGTAGCGCTAATTGCTGGTGGACATACATTTGGTAAAACCCATGGTGCCGGAGATGCAGCACTAGTAGGTGCCGAGCCTGAAGGAGCCGGGATTGAAGCTCAGGGATTAGGTTGGGCAAGTAAGTTTGGAACAGGTTCGGGAGCAGATGCTATTACCAGCGGTTTGGAAGTTACCTGGACGAAAACTCCTACGAAATGGAGCAATGACTTCTTCGAGCATTTATTCAGCTATGAATGGGAACTAACGAAAAGCCCGGCAGGTGCTCATCAATGGATTGCAAAAGATGCCGGAGATATTATTCCGAATGCTTTTGATGCAGAGAAAAAAGGTCCGGCTTATATGCTTACAACAGACCTTTCATTAAGATTTGATCCTATCTACGAGAAAATATCCAGACGTTTCTATGAAAATCCGGAAGAACTGGCAGAAGCTTTTGCTAAAGCTTGGTTCAAACTGGTTCACCGTGATATGGGGCCAAAATCAAGATATCTTGGGCCAGAAGTTCCGGCAGAAGATTTTATCTGGCAGGATCCTATTCCGGCAGTAGATCATCAGCTGATCGATGCTCAGGATGAAGCGCAGCTAAAAAATAAAATATTGGAATCAGGATTATCGGTTTCGGAACTGATATCTACGGCATGGGCTTCTGCTTCTACATTCCGGGGATCGGATAAAAGAGGAGGTGCAAATGGTGCACGCATTCGTCTGGAACCACAAAGAAGCTGGGCGGTAAACAATCCGGAACAGTTATCCAAAGTATTGAATGTATTGGAAGGTATTCAGAAAGAGTTCAATGCAGCACAAACTGGAGGCAAAAAAGTTTCATTAGCAGACCTAATTGTTCTGGCAGGAAATGCAGGTGTAGAAAAAGCAGCACAAAATGCAGGTATAACAGTTAATGTTCCGTTCACTGCAGGACGTATGGATGCATCTCAAGATCAGACTGATGTAGAATCTTTCTCCTATTTAGAGCCATATGCAGATGGTTTCCGTAACTACAGAAGAGGGAAGTCTACTACTTCAACAGAAGAATTTTTGGTAGACAGAGCACAGTTACTTACGCTTACAGCACCAGAACTTACTGTGCTTATCGGAGGATTGCGCGTCCTAAATACCAACTATAATGGCTCGAATTATGGAGTATTTACAGATAAAGAAGCAGCATTAACCAATGATTTCTTTATTAACCTTTTGGATATGGATACTGTATGGAATGCAACAGGCGATGCTCAGGAAGTATATGAGGGCAGAGATCGCAAGACTGGCAATTTAAAGTGGAGTGCTACACGTGCCGATCTTGTTTTTGGATCTCATTCAGAACTAAGGGCTATTGCTGAAGTTTATGCCAGCCAGGATGCTCATGAGAAATTCCTGAAAGATTTTGTCTCTGCCTGGAGTAAAGTAATGAATCTTGATCGTTTCGACTTGAAGTAA
- a CDS encoding M12 family metallopeptidase, with amino-acid sequence MTRKLLILSGCLLLALNSCKSDMETTPASSVDHTTTQLNGTTIHKLLINGAYTYVNEVNGEYFYADDITITAEQFNQLKRMANPDISTVERSTIVSSFIKTWPNATVYYTLPSQGSLSTQAYNTFLTNINKAFDMISSKTNVKFIQRTNQTEYITFTYSTGNSSPLGWVKNRVNGIKIYNTTYPAIIAHEIMHSMGIMHEQCRPDRDQYIIVDTNRAQEGSRHNFNLYNDYAGHGEFDFGSVMMYKSTDFAIDPNLPVMTKLDGSTFGKQRDGLSAGDYAGINHLYGPVNSTSATNGTYTLTTSLAGDKNVDITGSSTADGTDVILYSATTGNNQKFIFRKSDHGYFTIKSILDSTKVLTVRNNGTANGTAVELRTNADTDSQKWLLFNLGNEGFGFAPKNAPSLRLEVKDGLTTNLIPIVIGSTDQTLQPYTKQRFKLTKVN; translated from the coding sequence ATGACACGTAAACTATTAATCTTATCAGGCTGCCTGCTTTTGGCTCTGAATTCTTGTAAGTCGGATATGGAAACTACTCCTGCAAGTTCGGTTGATCATACAACAACCCAGCTGAACGGAACAACCATTCACAAATTATTAATTAACGGAGCCTATACCTATGTAAATGAAGTCAATGGCGAGTACTTTTACGCTGATGATATTACAATTACAGCGGAGCAGTTTAACCAGCTGAAAAGAATGGCCAACCCGGATATATCTACAGTTGAGCGTAGTACAATTGTAAGTTCTTTTATCAAAACATGGCCAAATGCCACAGTTTATTATACCTTACCAAGCCAGGGAAGTTTAAGTACTCAGGCTTACAATACATTCCTTACAAATATTAATAAGGCGTTTGATATGATCTCTTCAAAAACCAATGTTAAGTTCATTCAGCGTACCAATCAGACAGAATATATTACATTTACTTACTCTACAGGAAACAGCTCCCCACTGGGTTGGGTAAAAAACAGAGTAAATGGTATTAAAATATACAATACAACTTATCCTGCCATTATTGCGCATGAGATAATGCACTCAATGGGGATTATGCACGAGCAGTGCCGTCCGGACAGAGATCAGTATATTATAGTAGATACCAACAGAGCGCAGGAAGGTTCCCGCCACAATTTCAATCTTTATAACGATTACGCAGGACACGGAGAGTTTGACTTTGGTTCGGTGATGATGTATAAATCTACAGATTTTGCGATAGATCCTAATCTGCCTGTGATGACAAAACTGGATGGTTCTACATTTGGTAAGCAAAGAGATGGCCTGTCTGCTGGTGATTATGCAGGAATTAATCATTTGTATGGACCTGTAAACTCCACATCTGCTACTAACGGTACGTATACACTAACAACTTCTTTAGCAGGTGACAAAAATGTTGATATTACCGGAAGTTCAACAGCTGATGGTACGGATGTAATCCTTTATTCTGCAACGACAGGAAACAATCAGAAATTTATCTTCCGTAAATCCGATCATGGTTATTTTACTATTAAGTCGATACTGGATTCTACAAAAGTATTAACGGTAAGAAATAACGGAACAGCAAACGGAACAGCGGTAGAGCTAAGAACCAATGCTGATACGGATAGTCAGAAATGGTTGTTATTTAATTTAGGAAATGAAGGTTTTGGTTTTGCTCCTAAAAATGCACCATCTTTAAGATTAGAAGTAAAAGATGGTCTGACAACCAATCTTATACCTATTGTTATTGGCAGTACAGATCAGACACTTCAGCCTTACACAAAACAGCGCTTTAAGCTTACAAAAGTAAACTAA
- a CDS encoding TonB-dependent receptor has product MHKKKILLSALFFPAIIWAQSTAQITGKVVNSDKKPVPSLKVILNNGEAETITDENGIYRFNNIPAGNYTLKVDDPEVTKTYSFTLKENDQLTYNFVQTSSAYQIQTVNVVANRKTIPSSTLRLGENLLVTPQNIQVIDQRLLNDQQILTTAEGLSRNVSGVRTITHQEEGSVGIAVRGFSASNLRNGMDVSGSFGPLREDMSFVDRVEFVKGPAGFMMGNTQPGGFYNIVTKKPVGREKGNVQLTLGSFNLYRAAADIEKKLSKDGKFWGRLNLMGSKNGSFQQYVEHEQYVINPSFKYLISDNTNVTFEYILSQNNFQGGFAKYAYGIDGFKEVKRSFSFSDPIIDPTRSWEHNIYGTINHNFNDNWLITGQFGYIRSQMQGESLYANYNDITLADDPKTGRKKGDTNRSLSINDALNTSTIGQVFTRGKFDTGNINHNILAGIDMGKKFYVADWSVLPQNVGPVFNIYNPVYGNLKKSDLPVYDRSKSLRERGANYLNNYSYTSFHLQDEARFLENKLRIAAGFRYTSTVKTSAAEKGAEVKNSAVTPRFSVTGLLTPTLTVYALYDENFQEQTGKLVNGGSADPSYGRNKEIGLKKTWFGGQLMTNLTFYHLTKTNILTAAGIQFPGLSEQTGKATSKGIEFDLNGNIGKNWSILFNYAYTDAKVTEDNDAKKIGSMLYGTAKHITNAWIKYTIAEGDLQGLGFSFGYEYQAKRAAWPVVLGKPYLPDDYFTLDLGVSYKRDNYQLSFLINNLTDRYNYVGFFPGAWGYTHYGWRATNPINFRLNLAYNF; this is encoded by the coding sequence ATGCATAAGAAGAAGATCCTTTTATCCGCATTGTTTTTCCCGGCCATTATATGGGCGCAAAGCACTGCACAGATTACAGGGAAGGTAGTTAATTCGGATAAAAAACCGGTACCGTCCCTTAAAGTGATTCTGAATAATGGTGAAGCCGAAACCATTACTGATGAAAATGGTATTTATCGTTTCAATAATATACCTGCCGGCAACTATACACTGAAGGTAGATGATCCGGAAGTAACAAAAACGTATTCATTTACATTAAAAGAAAACGATCAGCTAACCTATAATTTTGTCCAAACCAGCAGCGCATATCAGATTCAAACCGTAAACGTTGTAGCCAATCGCAAAACGATTCCGTCCTCTACATTAAGGCTGGGTGAAAACCTTTTGGTAACACCACAAAATATACAGGTTATCGATCAGCGTTTATTAAATGATCAGCAAATATTAACCACCGCCGAAGGATTAAGCCGGAATGTAAGTGGTGTACGTACCATTACCCACCAGGAGGAAGGTAGCGTAGGTATTGCTGTGCGTGGTTTTTCTGCTTCTAACCTGCGAAACGGGATGGATGTAAGCGGAAGTTTTGGGCCACTACGGGAAGATATGTCTTTTGTAGACCGCGTAGAGTTTGTAAAAGGTCCTGCCGGATTTATGATGGGTAATACACAGCCTGGTGGCTTTTACAATATAGTAACCAAAAAACCTGTTGGCCGGGAAAAAGGAAATGTTCAGTTGACACTGGGCAGCTTCAACCTTTACAGAGCAGCAGCAGATATAGAGAAAAAACTAAGCAAAGACGGAAAATTCTGGGGAAGACTAAACCTGATGGGATCTAAGAACGGATCGTTCCAGCAGTATGTGGAACATGAACAATATGTCATTAATCCGTCCTTTAAATATCTCATTTCAGACAACACCAACGTCACATTTGAATATATTCTTTCCCAGAATAACTTCCAGGGTGGCTTTGCAAAATATGCATACGGCATAGACGGATTTAAAGAAGTAAAGAGATCTTTCTCTTTCTCGGATCCTATTATTGACCCTACCCGCTCATGGGAACATAATATCTATGGAACCATTAATCACAACTTTAACGATAACTGGCTAATTACCGGTCAGTTTGGTTATATACGTTCTCAGATGCAGGGTGAGTCTTTATACGCTAATTATAATGATATCACGCTGGCAGATGATCCTAAAACGGGAAGAAAAAAAGGAGATACCAACCGTAGTCTCAGTATTAATGACGCTCTGAATACTTCTACTATAGGACAGGTATTTACAAGAGGGAAATTCGATACCGGAAATATCAACCACAATATACTGGCAGGGATTGATATGGGTAAAAAGTTCTATGTAGCCGACTGGTCTGTACTACCGCAAAACGTAGGTCCTGTGTTCAACATATACAATCCGGTATACGGAAATCTGAAAAAGTCTGATCTTCCGGTTTACGACCGTTCCAAATCGCTTCGTGAACGTGGTGCCAATTACCTGAATAATTACTCTTATACATCATTCCACCTTCAGGATGAAGCACGGTTTTTAGAAAATAAACTGCGAATTGCTGCCGGATTCCGTTATACTTCTACTGTAAAAACAAGTGCCGCTGAAAAAGGTGCTGAGGTCAAAAATTCAGCAGTAACACCTCGTTTCAGCGTAACAGGTCTTTTAACACCTACTTTAACGGTATATGCATTGTATGATGAAAATTTCCAGGAACAGACCGGAAAACTTGTAAACGGAGGTTCTGCAGATCCTTCTTATGGAAGAAACAAAGAAATAGGGTTAAAAAAAACATGGTTTGGCGGACAGCTAATGACGAACCTTACCTTCTATCACCTGACAAAAACCAATATATTAACTGCTGCAGGTATACAGTTCCCGGGACTTTCCGAGCAAACAGGAAAAGCAACCTCTAAAGGAATTGAGTTTGATTTAAACGGAAATATTGGAAAAAACTGGAGCATCTTGTTCAATTATGCATATACAGATGCTAAAGTAACAGAGGACAACGATGCCAAAAAAATTGGCAGCATGCTATACGGAACAGCAAAACATATTACCAATGCATGGATAAAATATACTATTGCTGAAGGCGACTTACAAGGATTAGGTTTCTCATTTGGTTATGAATATCAGGCTAAAAGAGCTGCATGGCCGGTTGTATTAGGCAAACCTTACCTTCCGGATGATTATTTTACACTGGATCTTGGTGTATCTTATAAAAGGGACAACTACCAGCTTTCTTTCCTTATAAATAATCTTACAGACCGTTATAATTACGTTGGCTTCTTTCCTGGTGCATGGGGCTACACCCATTACGGATGGAGAGCAACTAATCCTATAAATTTCAGACTGAATCTTGCTTATAATTTCTAA